A portion of the Thermovirga sp. genome contains these proteins:
- a CDS encoding aspartate aminotransferase family protein, translating to MMKKDDGPISEMMREQALDKILLEKGRGYAQDYLDRVLDRPVFPGKEAIQRLEEFRHELPEEPGDPGEILDRLHRFGSPATVAQVGGRYFGFVNGGVVPASLAAKWLVDAWDQNAALYVMSPVVSVLEEVCEEWLVDLFGLPGGTAAGFVGGSATANLCGLAAGRDHL from the coding sequence ATGATGAAAAAAGATGACGGCCCTATCTCCGAAATGATGCGCGAACAGGCGCTGGACAAGATCCTGCTCGAAAAAGGCCGGGGGTATGCCCAGGATTACCTGGACAGGGTCCTCGACCGCCCCGTATTCCCGGGGAAAGAGGCTATCCAAAGGCTGGAGGAATTCCGGCATGAACTCCCCGAGGAGCCCGGCGATCCGGGCGAGATCCTGGACAGGCTTCACCGTTTCGGCTCCCCGGCGACGGTCGCCCAGGTGGGAGGGCGTTACTTCGGCTTTGTCAACGGGGGAGTCGTCCCCGCTTCCCTCGCCGCGAAATGGCTCGTCGACGCGTGGGACCAGAACGCCGCCCTCTACGTGATGTCCCCGGTCGTGTCGGTCCTCGAGGAAGTCTGCGAGGAGTGGCTCGTGGACCTCTTCGGCCTTCCCGGAGGCACCGCCGCCGGTTTCGTCGGGGGCTCCGCCACGGCCAACCTCTGCGGGCTGGCGGCCGGGCGCGATCACCT